A window from Podospora bellae-mahoneyi strain CBS 112042 chromosome 1 map unlocalized CBS112042p_1, whole genome shotgun sequence encodes these proteins:
- a CDS encoding uncharacterized protein (EggNog:ENOG503P34M; COG:S): MEQQIPLSHEASAGDTNMRITNSLPTEVVQCLENARFLHLATCHDNVPHVSLMNYTYLPSSPYGNNLPEIVMTTNPASKKMNNLAANPNVSLLVHDWVSHRPTTTSQSRRLSNGHSPARADPPSSLAALLFNLNTSAVSSISATINGSARLVERGSEEEKYYQNIHLANNTFDSAAGPAEESTAREDDERARLHDARVIVVGIKDVRIADWKGAVRDWVISGEGEENRGQVNGI; this comes from the exons ATGGAACAGCAAATACCCCTCTCCCACGAAGCCTCGGCCGGCGACACCAACATGCGcatcaccaactccctcccaacAGAAGTAGTCCAATGTCTCGAAAACGCCCGCTTCCTCCACCTGGCCACCTGCCACGACAACGTCCCCCACGTCTCCCTCATGAATTACACctacctcccctcctccccctacggcaacaacctccccgaAATCGTCatgaccaccaaccccgcctccAAAAAGATgaacaacctcgccgccaaccccaacgttTCCCTCCTCGTTCATGACT GGGTATCTCACCgcccaaccacaacctcccaatcccGCCGCCTCTCCAACGGCCACTCCCCCGCCCGCGCcgatcccccctcctccctcgcagccctcctcttcaatcTCAACACCTCGgccgtctcctccatcagcgCGACCATAAACGGGTCCGCTCGCCTGGTGGAGCGcggcagcgaggaggagaagtaCTACCAGAATATCCACCTGGCCAATAACACTTTTGATTCCGCCGCTGGCCCGGCCGAGGAGAGCACAGCGAGGGAAGACGACGAGCGGGCGAGGTTACATGATGCGAGGGTGATTGTGGTGGGGATAAAGGACGTCAGGATTGCGGATTGGAAGGGCGCGGTGAGGGATTGGGTGATTTcgggcgagggggaggagaataGGGGGCAGGTTAATGGGATTTGA
- the SUR7 gene encoding Eisosomes component (EggNog:ENOG503P188; COG:S), with translation MAAGRLLSLLATLFLSISLLLLWFTLLSGITSTSPLRQTYFLRADTSGITGARGISQWTYFRICGIDNTDCGPARPGLPLGDAWATDADNVPRELIGSYGGGTTSYQYWYLWRFGWVFYLIALFFMTCAFLGSWLACLGRLGAGLIATISSVGLLFLSVAVALMTATFVKTRNAFIADGRNADLGAYGFGFSWGSWAAMFIATVLYCVARRGHASDGVGRTNKRWSGSTFGRRKSSWTAGSRRSWDGRRIKDEYA, from the exons ATGGCAGCAGGCC gcctcctctccctcctagccaccctcttcctctccatctccctccttcttctttggttCACCCTCCTTTCGGGCataacctccacctcccccctccgccaaacCTACTTCCTCCGCGCTGACACATCCGGCATAACCGGCGCCCGGGGCATATCTCAGTGGACATATTTCCGCATCTGCGGTATAGACAACACCGACTGCGGCCCTGCCCGTCCCGGGTTACCGTTGGGTGACGCCTGGGCTACCGATGCGGACAATGTGCCCCGGGAACTGATTGGGAGTTATGGAGGCGGCACGACGAGCTACCAGTATTGGTACCTGTGGCGATTTGGCTGGGTTTTCTATCTCATCGCCTTGTTCTTTATGACTTGCGCGTTTTTGgggagctggctggcttgTCTGGGACGGTTGGGGGCTGGGTTGATTGCGACGATTAGCAgtgtggggttgttgtttctgaGTGTGGCTGTGGCGCTGATGAC GGCTACTTTTGTCAAGACACGTAACGCGTTTATTGCTGATGGGAGGAATGCTGATTTGGGGGCGTACGGGTTTGGGTTCAgctggggaagctgggcCGCCATGTTTATTGCTACGGTTCTGTACTGCGTTGCTAGAAGGGGGCACGCGAGTGACggggtggggaggacgaACAAGAGGTGGTCGGGCAGCACCTTTGGCCGTAGGAAGAGCTCGTGGACGGCCgggtcgaggaggagttgggatgggaggagaaTTAAAGATGAGTATGCTTaa
- the MET1 gene encoding uroporphyrin-III C-methyltransferase (COG:H; EggNog:ENOG503NVMM) has protein sequence MAANPPLPSPTPISLLTAQHSTGHTHLIIGSNPLAASRATQSLSAGAKPILISPTPPEELHYSLTQYITSGQLTHLSRPFESTDLFTLGREEVDNVVDAVFITLSPKDSSVPQISTLCKKNRIPVNVVDCPSLCSFSLLSTHLDGPLQIGVTTNGRGCKLASRIRREIAASLPQGLGSAVARLGDVRRRIIAEDKSSSSSGLDSEGLDDSVDQTSDFNKLVLEGKESEEEQKTRRMRWLSQVCEYWPLRRLAAISEEEILEGVLNSYHQSQQQKPSLTGGDGPRDKIGRVILAGSGPGHPDLLTRATYKAIQSADLILADKLVPAGVLDLIPRRTPVSIAKKFPGNADRAQEEFLEQALVGVKEGKTVLRLKQGDPFIYGRGGEEVQYFRQHGLGDRVVVLPGITSSLSAPLFAGVPPTQRDVADQVLVCTGTGKKGKAPVPPEFVESRTVVFLMALHRITGLVAELTEYLPEEQEAAEVKGRRKLWPVDTPCAVIERASCPDQRVIRTTLKRVAEAIEQEGSRPPGLLVVGRACEVLYTPEKGRSWLVEDGFKGLDLEFGNDFAAGALGVAGLA, from the coding sequence ATGGCCGCCAACCCACCATtaccctcaccaacaccaatctccctcctcacagcCCAACACTCAACAGGCCAcacccacctcatcatcggctccaaccccctcgccgcctcccgAGCAACCCAATCTCTTTCTGCTGGCGCGAAGCCaatcctcatctcccccacccccccagaAGAACTTCACTACAGCCTCACTCAATACATCACCTCGGGCCAGCtaacccacctctcccgtCCCTTTGAGTCAACCgacctcttcaccctcggccGCGAAGAAGTCGACAACGTAGTCGACGCAgtcttcatcaccctctccccaaagGACTCCTCAGTCCCTCAAATCTCAACCCTCTGCAAAAAGAACCGCATCCCCGTCAACGTCGTCGACTGCCCTTCCCTATGCagtttttctcttctctccaCCCACCTCGACGGTCCTCTGCAAATAGGGgtcaccaccaacggccGGGGCTGCAAGCTCGCTTCTAGGATAAGACGAGAAATCGCCGCCAGCTTGCCCCAAGGTCTCGGGAGCGCGGTCGCCAGGTTGGGCGATgtcaggaggaggatcatCGCCGAGGATaaatcctcctcttcttctgggttGGACTCGGAAGGTCTAGACGACAGCGTCGACCAAACCTCTGATTTCAACAAGCTCGTCCTCGAGGGCAAAGAGAGCGAAGAGGAGCAGAAGACtaggaggatgaggtggcTGAGCCAAGTGTGCGAGTATTGGCCTCTGAGACGGCTGGCGGCGAtaagtgaggaggagatacTGGAGGGGGTTCTCAACTCGTACCACCAgtcacagcaacaaaaacCATCACTgactggtggtgatgggccAAGAGATAAAATCGGGAGGGTCATCCTCGCGGGAAGCGGGCCGGGGCATCCCGATTTGTTGACGAGGGCGACGTACAAGGCGATTCAATCCGCTGATTTGATCCTGGCCGATAAGCTTGTTCCTGCCGGGGTGTTAGATCTGATTCCCCGTCGGACACCGGTTAGCATCGCGAAGAAGTTTCCCGGGAATGCGGACAGGGCACAAGAGGAGTTTCTCGAGCAGGCTTTGGTtggggtgaaggaggggaagacaGTCCTCAGACTGAAACAAGGGGATCCGTTTATTTAtggacggggaggggaggaggtgcagtATTTCAGGCAGCACGGGCTCGGTGacagggtggtggttctACCTGGGATAACGAGCAGCTTGTCGGCGCCGCTGTTCGCGGGTGTGCCGCCTACGCAGAGGGACGTGGCGGATCAGGTGCTGGTCTGCACCGGTACgggcaagaaggggaaggcgcCGGTGCCGCCCGAGTTTGTGGAGAGCAGGACGGTGGTGTTCTTGATGGCGCTGCATAGGATCACTGGGCTGGTTGCTGAGCTGACGGAGTATCTTCctgaggagcaggaggctgcggaggtgaaggggaggaggaagttgtgGCCGGTTGATACGCCGTGTGCTGTGATTGAGAGGGCGAGTTGTCCTGATCAGAGGGTTATCAGGACCACGCTGAagagggtggcggaggcgATTGAGCAGGAGGGGAGCAGGCCGcctgggttgttggttgtgggGAGGGCGTGTGAGGTCTTGTATACACCTGAGAAGGGGAGGTCGtggctggtggaggatgggTTCAAGGGGCTTGATTTGGAATTTGGGAATGATTTTGCGGCTGGTGCGCTCGGTGTTGCTGGGTTGGCATAA
- a CDS encoding uncharacterized protein (EggNog:ENOG503NVGW; COG:C) — MRSLKRNSHRLRAIRPPTSFPAPPRIFSAPISTHPSASNDVTSITPIKSLLIANRGEIALRIARTASSMGIRTTTLYTDIDASSQHAKCTPNSLALGPNTKGYLNGPQIIELAKKHGIEALHPGYGFLSENPTFAQACEDAGIVFVGPPPKAMLDMGDKARSKIIMNAAGVPCVPGYHGPEQSVEELRGHAREIGYPVLLKSVKGGGGKGMRIVLKDEEFEAQIASARQEARASFGDGGEVMLVEKYVVRPRHVEVQVFADRYGNCVALGERDCSVQRRHQKILEESPAPVLDDATRHDLWDKARKAALAVDYVGAGTVEFILDKDTGKFYFMEMNTRLQVEHPVSEMVTGTDLVEWQFRVAAGERLPLTQDEIEARIHERGAAIEARIYAENPDKGFFPDSGKLVHLITPKVSEDIRIDAGFVEGDTVSEAYDGMIAKLIVRGRDRETAIRKLELALQEYEVVGLSTNIEFLKRLCRSQAFVEGDVETGFIEKWKDELFERKHISDEVFAQTALGLLTSQTKKTTSGPHGETLGFGEAAAQGSRKFAFQVKRDDAAAETSDEAPEVVQVEVTQRGHSLYNVSVSRSTDASTASPVVYENIISQPGSAVAASHKSQLTTFFPRARIETTLVQDPGAPEKLAVFQLGEKTELTLVQPGWFEKALGLKEAAASVVAPMPCKILRNEVSEGQEVEKGAPLVVIESMKMETVIRSPQKGTVKKLAHKEGDICKAGTVLVLFEDPDATPVAGSE, encoded by the exons ATGCGCTCCCTCAAACGCAACTCCCACCGTCTCCGGGCGATAcgcccaccaacctccttcccagctcctcccagAATCTTTTCCGCACCAAtatcaacccacccctcgGCCTCCAACGACGTGACAAGCATCACACCcatcaaatccctcctcatcgccaaccgCGGCGAAATCGCCCTCCGCATCGCCCGCACCGCCTCTTCCATGGGCATCCGCACCACAACCCTCTACACCGACATCgacgcctcctcccaacaCGCCAAGTGCACTCCCAACTCCCTTGCCTTGGGCCCAAACACAAAGGGCTACCTCAACGGGCCGCAGATTATCGAattggccaagaagcacggcATCGAGGCTCTTCACCCTGGTTACGGCTTCCTAAGTGAGAACCCCACTTTTGCCCAGGCGTGTGAGGATGCGGGGATAGTGTTTGTGGGGCCACCGCCAAAGGCCATGTTGGATATGGGTGATAAGGCGAGGAGTAAGATCATCATGAATGCGGCTGGTGTGCCTTGTGTTCCGGGGTATCATGGGCCGGAACAGAGCGTAGAGGAGCTGAGGGGACACGCGAGGGAGATTGGGTACccggtgctgttgaagagtgtcaagggtggtggtggaaagggcATGAGAATTGTCctcaaggatgaggagtttgaggcgCAGATTGCCAGTGCCAGGCaggaggcgagggcgagttttggggacggaggggaggtgatgcTTGTGGAGAAGTATGTCGTGAGGCCGAGGCATGTCGAGGTGCAGGTGTTTGCGGATAGGTATGGGAACTGCGTGGCGCTGGGCGAGAGAGATTGCAGTGTGCAGAGGAGACATCAGAAGATTTTGGAGGAGAGCCCGGCGCCGGTGTTAGATGATGCGACGAGGCATGATTTGTGGGAtaaggcgaggaaggcggcgTTGGCGGTGGACTATGTTGGGGCGGGAACGGTTGAGTTTATTCTCGACAAAGATACTGGGAAGTTTTATTTTATGGAGATGAACACGAGGTTGCAGGTCGAGCACCCTGTCAGTGAGATGGTCACCGGCACAGATCTCGTCGAGTGGCAGTTCcgggttgctgctggcgagAGACTTCCCTTGACCCAGGACGAGATCGAGGCGCGGATCCATGAGCGTGGTGCGGCTATCGAGGCCCGTATCTACGCCGAGAACCCTGACAAGGGCTTCTTCCCCGACTCCGGCAAGCTGGTTCACCTGATTACGCCCAAGGTCAGCGAGGATATCAGAATCGATGCTGGGTTCGTCGAGGGTGACACCGTTTCCGAGGCATACGACGGTATGATTGCCAAGCTGATTGTCCGCGGCCGCGATCGAGAGACTGCCATCCGCAAGCTCGAGCTTGCTTTGCAGGAATACGAGGTCGTCGGTCTGAGCACAAACATTGAGTTTCTCAAGCGTCTCTGCCGAAGCCAGGCATTTGTGGAAGGTGACGTCGAGACAGGCTTCATCGAGAAGTGGAAAGACGAACTCTTTGAGCGGAAACACATCTCAGACGAGGTCTTCGCCCAGACCGCTCTCGGCCTGCTTacctcccaaaccaaaaagacAACATCAGGACCTCACGGTGAGACCCTTGGGTTCGGCGAAGCTGCCGCTCAAGGGTCGAGGAAATTCGCCTTCCAGGTCAAGCGAGACGACGCAGCTGCCGAAACCTCAGATGAGGCTCCTGAAGTTGTCCAAGTGGAAGTTACCCAGCGGGGGCACTCCCTTTACAACGTTTCTGTTTCCAGAAGCACAGACGCCTCAACCGCTTCGCCAGTTGTCTACGAGAATATCATCTCCCAACCCGGGTCGGCGGTGGCTGCTTCGCACAAGTCACAACTGACAACCTTCTTCCCTCGGGCTCGTATCGAAACAACACTTGTTCAGGACCCCGGCGCCCCGGAGAAGTTGGCCGTCTTCCAGCTCGGTGAAAAGACGGAGCTTACTCTTGTGCAGCCGGGATGGTTTGAGAAGGCGCTTGGTCTGAAGGAGGCTGCCGCGAGCGTTGTGGCGCCTATGCCTTGCAAGATTTTGAGGAACGAGGTCTCGGAAGGACaagaggttgagaagggtgCTCCGTTGGTTGT CATCGAGTCCATGAAGATGGAAACTGTTATTCGATCACCACAGAAGGGCACAGTCAAGAAGCTGGCGCATAAGGAAGGC GATATCTGCAAGGCCGGTACAGTACTTGTGCTCTTTGAAGATCCAGATGCCACACCGGTTGCTGGCTcagaataa
- the wis1 gene encoding MAP kinase kinase Wis1 (COG:T; EggNog:ENOG503NUU7) translates to MADDNPRSDPVTPDEFAMSSPTSPASIDESSEASTPLDPPSSSSDAQPGFGSPSSDPPRRVPSLRTVSDPQGSAHMNPTSSVAGILNNARRPPPSANSLPMDIMARARALQEQRMGMARANAGASPMGGMSLNMGGMGGSISGGPMGAQMGGPMGGPMGGPMSGGLSGGLKLPGGMARPLPPGFAKSAPAVPGTGPRKPLSLSERRAMKMGNISESGTPSPAGTPKLSDMNQGDGPKRPSLNGEKHSSKLMDFKNYIDADKGWITFEGAATITRTGVNFAGGQTFSISLDEIDVMDELGKGNYGTVYKVRHARPKAPRFGQGLSHFKPLSRQSSLSEEDASAESPLSPASNSGRTTSGVVMAMKEIRLELDEAKFTTILKELVILHECVSPYIIDFYGAFYQEGAVYMCIEYMDGGSIDKIYAGGIPENVLRKITYATIMGLKSLKDDHNIIHRDVKPTNILVNTNGQVKICDFGVSGNLVASIAKTNIGCQSYMAPERISGGAMAGAADGSYNVQSDIWSLGLTIIECAMGRYPYPPEISSTIFSQLSAIVEGDPPDLPDEGYSASAKDFVRCCLNKIPAKRHTYPMLLQHPWIKALGKPETITEDAEAEDAAADDELADAAGAMSIATPSGHIGQGDYEVAEWVNSVLDRKKNGLLGDLANKPALHAAPLDAVSPAGSPMIGA, encoded by the exons ATGGCGGACGACAACCCCCGATCGGACCCGGTGACTCCAGACGAGTTTGCCATGAGCAGTCCGACCTCACCCGCTTCCATTGACGAGTCCTCGGAAGCCAGCACACCTCTTGACCCCCCCAGTTCGAGTTCTGATGCCCAGCCGGGCTTTGGATCGCCTTCCAGCGACCCACCCCGCCGTGTACCCTCTCTCAGAACGGTTTCCGATCCTCAGGGCAGCGCGCACATGAACCCGACCTCGAGTGTCGCTGGCATTCTCAACAATGCTAGGAGACCGCCACCAAGTGCCAACAGCCTGCCCATGGACATCATGGCAAGAGCACGCGCATTACAAGAGCAACGCATGGGTATGGCCCGGGCCAATGCTGGCGCTTCCCCTATGGGCGGCATGAGTCTGAACATGGGAGGCATGGGAGGGTCAATATCAGGGGGGCCGATGGGAGCGCAGATGGGAGGGCCGATGGGAGGACCGATGGGAGGACCGATGTCGGGTGGCTTATCGGGCGGGCTCAAGCTCCCCGGTGGCATGGCCCGACCATTGCCCCCTGGCTTTGCCAAGTCAGCTCCGGCTGTGCCGGGGACTGGACCAAGGAAGCCTCTAAGCTTGAGCGAGAGGAGGGCCATGAAGATGGGGAATATATCAGAGTCAGGGACCCCTTCGCCGGCCGGTACACCCAAGCTGTCGGATATGAACCAGGGTGACGGGCCAAAACGGCCGTCTTTGAACGGAGAAAAGCACAGTTCGAAGCTTATGGACTTCAAGAACTACATCGACGCGGATAAGGGTTGGATCACCTTCGAAGGGGCGGCGACCATTACCCGCACGGGTGTCAACTTCGCCGGCGGGCAgaccttttccatctctttGGACGAAATCGACGTCATGGATGAACTCGGCAAGGGCAACTACGGCACTGTGTACAAGGTGCGCCATGCCCGACCAAAAGCACCACGCTTTGGGCAAGGCTTGTCCCATTTCAAGCCGCTTTCCCGCCAATCCTCTCTGTCCGAGGAGGACGCCTCCGCCGAGTCGCCATTAAGTCCAGCCTCAAATAGCGGGCGGACCACCTCTGGTGTTGTCATGGCTATGAAAGAGATCCGACTCGAGCTGGACGAAGCCAAGTTTACGACCATTCTCAAGGAGCTGGTTATTCTCCACGAGTGTGTTTCCCCGTACATCATCGATTTCTATGGTGCCTTCTACCAAGAAGGTGCCGTCTATATGTGTATCGAATATATGGACGGTGGCAGTATCGACAAGATATATGCTGGCGGTATTCCCGAGAATGTCCTGCGGAAAATTACCTATGCCACGATTATGGGTCTCAAAAGCCTCAAGGACGaccacaacatcatccatcGCGACGTCAAGCCTACAAATATTCTAGTCAACACCAACGGACAAGTCAAAATTTGCGATTTCGGTGTCTCGGGCAACCTTGTGGCAAGTATCGCCAAGACCAACATTGGCTGCCAGAGCTACATGGCTCCGGAACGTATCAGCGGAGGCGCGATGGCCGGTGCTGCGGATGGCTCGTACAATGTCCAGAGTGATATCTGGAGCTTGGGTTTGACCATTATCGAGTGTGCCATGGGAAGATACCCCTATCCGCCCGAGATCTCGAGCACCATCTTCAGCCAGCTCAGT GCCATTGTGGAGGGAGATCCGCCAGACCTCCCCGACGAGGGCTATTCCGCCTCTGCCAAAGACTTTGTCCGCTGCTGTCTCAACAAGATTCCTGCCAAACGTCACACCTACCCCATGCTCCTCCAACATCCCTGGATCAAGGCCCTCGGCAAGCCCGAGACCATCACAGAGGacgccgaagccgaagatgCGGCCGCGGATGACGAACTGGCGGACGCAGCGGGTGCGATGAGCATTGCCACCCCCTCAGGCCACATAGGACAAGGGGACTATGAGGTGGCCGAGTGGGTGAATAGTGTTTTGGACCGCAAGAAGAACGGGCTGCTGGGTGATTTGGCAAACAAGCCGGCTTTGCACGCTGCACCGCTTGATGCGGTGAGTCCTGCAGGCAGTCCAATGATTGGCGCTTGA
- a CDS encoding uncharacterized protein (BUSCO:EOG092624SJ; COG:S; EggNog:ENOG503NUHS) — MGFLELRAPTALRSAMMAAGEPWDNQISLTGSSPLAILTSSHDSHPPLDHLVLLVFGAVLEVVCVSLPGYVIARLGHFDADKQKFLANLNVMLFTPCLIFTKLASQLNAEKLVELGVIPIIFVIQTLVSYFVSRVVGKCFGFNRRASNFVTAMGVFGNSNSLPISLVISLSQTLKGLHWDRIKDDNDEEVAARGILYLMIFQQLGQLVRWSWGYHVLLAPKDKYDEYADETVEEGRYGALSPDGSSETQGLLVGVHPDTVGIERPSSPTHTDDSAVYEPAGRTPVAGSSRHSPHESDDEGHDAWKKPTGNGVDGANGTLNQLEGNEEDLNRILSFPRIRNNDEVETPKGVKGLPVRIGRATRKYQARVTNYICDISRKTYHSLPRAVQTLLSGFYSVCQRVYNFLWEFMNPPLWAMLLAILVASIKDLQELFFKDDTFVKTSVTAALRSSAGVAVPLILVVLGANLARNTQNHETVDPEEKEIGKKLLVASLISRMLLPTLIMAPILALFAKYVPVSILDDPIFVVVCFLLTGAPSALQLAQICQINGVYEGVMGRILFQSYVIWILPSTLVLVMCALEVLEWAA, encoded by the exons ATGGGTTTTCTTGAACTTCGAGCGCCCACGGCGTTGCGctcggccatgatggctgcTGGCGAGCCGTGGGACAATCAAATATCACTCACAGGCTCCTCACCGCTTGCTATTCTCACATCGTCCCACGACTCGCATCCACCACTCGACCACCTAGTCCTTCTCGTTTTCGGCGCCGTCCTCGAAGTTGTCTGCGTCAGTTTGCCAGGATACGTCATCGCGCGGCTAGGTCACTTTGATGCCGACAAGCAAAAGTTTCTAGCCAACCTCAATGTTATGCTATTCACGCCATGCCTGA TCTTCACCAAGCTCGCCTCCCAATTAAACGCCGAGAAGCTCGTCGAACTCGGcgtcatccccatcatctttgTCATTCAAACACTAGTCTCGTATTTTGTCTCTCGTGTGGTGGGAAAATGCTTTGGCTTTAACCGTCGCGCCTCCAACTTTGTCACCGCCATGGGCGTGTTCGGCAACTCAAACTCGCTGCCGATTTCTCTGGTTATTTCTCTTTCGCAGACACTTAAGGGTCTTCACTGGGATAGGATAAAAgatgataatgatgaggaggttgccgCAAGAGGTATCCTGTACCTCATGATTTTCCAGCAACTCGGGCAGCTAGTCAGATGGAGTTGGGGTTACCATGTTCTTTTGGCGCCCAAGGACAAGTATGACGAATATGCCGATGAGACTGTCGAGGAAGGTAGATACGGCGCGCTTTCGCCCGATGGATCATCAGAGACACAGGGTCTTCTCGTGGGTGTTCACCCAGACACCGTAGGCATCGAACGGCCTTCTAGCCCAACTCATACGGATGATTCGGCAGTTTACGAACCTGCCGGTCGAACACCTGTTGCTGGATCCTCGAGACACTCACCTCATGAgtcggatgatgagggcCACGATGCCTGGAAGAAGCCCACCGGCaacggtgttgatggtgccAACGGCACTCTTAACCAGCTCGAAGGCAACGAAGAAGATCTTAACCGGATTTTGTCCTTTCCTCGAATTCGTAACAACGATGAGGTCGAGACTCCTAAAGGTGTCAAGGGTCTTCCTGTGCGCATCGGCCGGGCCACGAGGAAATACCAAGCCCGGGTGACCAACTACATCTGCGACATCTCCCGCAAGACGTACCATTCGCTCCCCCGTGCCGTCCAGACACTTCTCTCAGGCTTCTACTCCGTCTGCCAACGCGTCTACAACTTCCTTTGGGAATTCATGAACCCTCCTCTCTGGGCCAtgctcctcgccatcctggTTGCGTCGATCAAAGACCTTCAAGAGCTGTTCTTTAAGGACGACACCTTTGTGAAGACATCGGTCACGGCTGCCCTCCGGTCATCGGCCGGTGTTGCCGTCCCTTTGATCCTGGTTGTCTTGGGTGCAAACCTGGCTCGGAATACGCAAAACCATGAGACTGTTGAccccgaggagaaggagatcgGCAAGAAGCTGCTGGTTGCCAGTTTGATCAGCaggatgctgctgccgaCCTTGATTATGGCGCCTATTTTGGCCCTGTTTGCCAAGTATGTGCCCGTCAGCATCTTGGACGACCCGAtctttgtggtggtgtgcttCCTTTTGACAGGGGCGCCGTCGGCGTTGCAGTTGGCGCAGATTTGCCAGATCAATGGGGTTTATGAGGGGGTTATGGGGAGGATTCTGTTTCAGAGTTATGTTATTTG GATCCTGCCTTCGACACTCGTCCTGGTGATGTGTGCgttggaggttttggagtggGCTGCGTGA
- the RHO3 gene encoding Rho GTPase (COG:U; BUSCO:EOG09264YNR; EggNog:ENOG503NVUG), with amino-acid sequence MPCGLGGSKTVQRKLVLLGDGACGKTSLLNVFTRGYFPTVYEPTVFENYVHDIFVDNVHIELSLWDTAGQEEFDRLRSLSYDDTDLIMLCYSVDSKDSLENVESKWVGEIADNCPGVKLVLVALKCDLREGNEEEDGANEDGNPREKKPMINYDQGLEVARRIHALRYLECSAMRNRGVNEAFTEAARVALSVKKERDESKCTVM; translated from the exons ATGCCTTGCGGTCTCGGGGGTTCCAAGACGGTGCAGCGCAAGCTCGTCTTGCT CGGCGACGGTGCTTGCGGAAAGACATCGTTGCTCAATGTCTTCACCAGAGG CTACTTCCCAACGGTCTACGAGCCGACGGTTTTCGAAAACTACGTCCATG ATATTTTTGTTGACAATGTTCACATTGAGCTCTCACTGTGGGACACAGCCGGCCAAGAAGAATTTGACAGACTACGAAGTCTTTCCTACG ATGACACCGATTTGATCATGCTTTGCTATTCGGTCGATAGCAAAGATTCGCTTGAAAACGTCGAGAGCAAATGGGTGGGCGAGATCGCCGATAATTGCCCAGGGGTGAAGCTTGTGCTGGTCGCGCTAAAGTGCGATCTTCGCGAAGGgaacgaggaagaggatggtgcCAACGAGGATGGCAACCCACGAGAAAAGAAGCCTATGATCAACTACGACCAAGGACTCGAGGTTGCGCGCCGAATCCACGCCCTCCGGTATCTCGAGTGTTCGGCCATGCGCAATAGGGGAGTCAACGAGGCCTTCACCGAAGCTGCGCGGGTTGCCTTGTCTGTGAAGAAGGAACGAGACGAGTCCAAGTGCACCGTCATGTAA